Proteins encoded by one window of Pseudomonas sp. PSKL.D1:
- a CDS encoding FHA domain-containing protein, protein MSTLSLRIVNPDQLQHGSRARHRFDQRGGTIGSDKACWRLIDHDRQIAPIHCEIRWIEGRFCVIDHSNQTYLNDERQSLGPRNPRSLRNGDRLQLGSCCVQVRFEQGPPPELALRALLNAQPNALDALLAEPAAGTWQPDASDAQPIADICSVFTSQTERDPLKALDAATAGEASQQDPLQCLITGKQP, encoded by the coding sequence ATGAGCACGTTATCGCTGAGAATCGTCAACCCCGACCAATTGCAACATGGCAGCCGTGCACGGCACCGCTTCGATCAAAGGGGCGGCACCATCGGCAGCGACAAAGCCTGCTGGCGCCTCATTGATCACGACAGGCAAATTGCCCCCATCCATTGCGAGATCCGCTGGATAGAGGGCCGGTTCTGTGTCATCGACCACAGTAACCAGACCTACCTCAATGATGAACGTCAAAGCCTTGGCCCGAGAAATCCAAGGAGCCTGCGCAATGGTGACCGGTTGCAACTCGGCAGTTGTTGCGTACAGGTACGTTTCGAACAAGGCCCGCCTCCAGAGCTGGCATTGAGGGCACTTCTAAACGCGCAGCCCAACGCGCTCGATGCCCTGTTGGCCGAGCCTGCTGCCGGCACTTGGCAACCAGACGCCTCCGACGCGCAACCCATCGCCGATATCTGCAGCGTATTCACTTCGCAAACCGAGCGCGACCCTCTGAAAGCGCTGGACGCAGCAACCGCTGGAGAGGCTTCGCAACAAGATCCGCTGCAATGCCTGATTACAGGAAAGCAGCCATGA
- a CDS encoding ATP-binding protein — protein sequence MDARLNAFLERAESVLARLEPLLPAPRPQIDWATTLAARWQRDGRSGYLMPLEVSLDIRLSDLIGVDQQRDQLGRNTHQFINGLPANHALLWGSRGTGKSSLVRALLAEHAAAGLRLIEIERDHLADLPRVVEQLQKLPQRFILFCDDLSFEAGEGDYRVLKSVLDGSLEQAPDNVLLYATSNRRHLVPEKQSDNENWKMVDGELHPNEAVEDKIALSDRFGLWLSFYPFNQEHYLNVVEHWISQLARPAGLNWQRDEQLDILAVRWATGRGNRNGRCAYQFARYWVGLQLLEQK from the coding sequence ATGGACGCTCGCTTGAATGCTTTCCTGGAACGCGCCGAATCCGTGCTGGCGCGTCTCGAACCCCTGTTGCCGGCGCCCCGTCCGCAGATCGATTGGGCCACCACCCTGGCCGCCCGCTGGCAGCGCGATGGCCGCAGCGGTTACCTGATGCCGCTGGAGGTCAGCCTGGACATTCGCCTGTCCGACCTGATAGGCGTGGATCAGCAGCGCGATCAGCTGGGCCGCAACACCCACCAGTTCATCAATGGGCTGCCGGCCAACCATGCGTTGCTGTGGGGCTCGCGCGGCACCGGCAAATCGTCGCTGGTGCGTGCCTTGCTGGCCGAACACGCCGCCGCCGGCCTGCGCCTGATTGAAATCGAGCGCGACCACCTGGCCGACCTGCCGCGCGTCGTGGAGCAGCTGCAGAAGCTGCCCCAGCGCTTCATCCTGTTCTGTGATGATCTGTCGTTCGAAGCCGGGGAGGGCGACTACCGGGTGCTGAAGAGCGTGCTTGACGGCTCGCTGGAGCAGGCGCCGGATAACGTGTTGCTGTATGCCACCTCCAACCGCCGCCACCTGGTGCCGGAAAAACAGAGCGACAATGAAAACTGGAAGATGGTCGACGGCGAACTGCACCCCAACGAAGCGGTGGAAGACAAAATTGCCTTGTCTGACCGTTTTGGCCTGTGGCTGTCGTTCTACCCCTTCAACCAAGAGCATTATCTGAACGTGGTCGAGCACTGGATCAGCCAGCTTGCCCGGCCTGCCGGCCTGAACTGGCAACGTGACGAACAGCTCGACATCCTTGCCGTGCGCTGGGCCACCGGCCGCGGTAACCGTAATGGCCGTTGTGCCTATCAGTTCGCCCGCTACTGGGTCGGGCTGCAATTGCTGGAGCAGAAATAA
- a CDS encoding DUF6708 domain-containing protein yields MTSQQKEIGWKHDLPKLDKASEPSKYINQAYPPPDHIDTVYIEFPRSTLKIRGLAIIGFGIALLLLSANLIRTLTDDWFWRDLERAFFITAFSLLAYFLITPYIRIDIELPRNEPIRFNRARKKVYFYQYRYDRLNPLGRKNWGIKPVAYNWDNITAEVYRLGYGGDRHESIRLSIHDPITDKIIDRVYFSGNIEEGKKCWEVVQLFMQKGPEALPEFIYAANDWSKEPSNPFERIAPKVQWPIEMDLESRTAPSPGEHP; encoded by the coding sequence ATGACATCCCAACAGAAAGAGATCGGCTGGAAACATGACTTACCAAAGCTTGATAAAGCTTCCGAGCCCAGCAAATATATCAACCAAGCTTATCCACCACCCGACCATATCGACACAGTCTACATTGAATTTCCTCGCTCAACACTCAAGATAAGAGGACTTGCAATCATTGGATTTGGCATTGCATTATTACTTCTTTCTGCCAACCTAATACGCACGCTCACCGATGACTGGTTCTGGCGCGACTTAGAGCGCGCCTTTTTCATTACAGCCTTCTCCTTATTAGCCTATTTCTTGATCACCCCATACATTCGCATCGATATCGAACTACCCCGCAACGAACCGATACGATTCAACAGAGCCCGCAAGAAAGTCTATTTTTACCAATATCGATATGATCGCCTCAACCCATTAGGTCGCAAAAACTGGGGTATAAAGCCTGTAGCCTATAACTGGGACAACATCACTGCCGAAGTCTACCGCTTGGGCTATGGAGGAGACCGACATGAATCGATACGGCTGTCGATTCACGACCCCATAACGGACAAAATAATCGACCGCGTCTATTTCTCCGGCAACATAGAAGAAGGTAAAAAATGCTGGGAAGTCGTCCAGCTTTTCATGCAAAAAGGCCCCGAAGCTCTTCCAGAATTCATCTACGCCGCCAACGACTGGAGCAAGGAACCCTCCAACCCCTTCGAACGCATTGCTCCAAAAGTCCAATGGCCCATCGAAATGGACCTCGAATCCCGCACCGCCCCCTCCCCCGGAGAACACCCATGA
- the icmH gene encoding type IVB secretion system protein IcmH/DotU, protein MASSDAPLNTRYDVTEHNAHGLPENGEKIFKLLTRLEQEPKRFQDSLEFIYICLCMGLRGKYALKAKGDEHLQAMTEELSVIISELRGPPPRPVPRHAAQCNV, encoded by the coding sequence GTGGCCAGTTCCGATGCTCCACTCAATACCCGTTACGACGTAACCGAGCACAATGCCCATGGGTTGCCGGAAAACGGTGAAAAGATCTTCAAACTGCTAACGCGCCTCGAGCAGGAGCCAAAGCGGTTTCAGGATTCGTTGGAGTTCATCTACATCTGCCTATGCATGGGGCTGAGGGGCAAATATGCACTGAAAGCCAAAGGTGACGAACATCTGCAAGCAATGACTGAGGAACTGAGCGTCATCATCAGCGAACTACGCGGCCCTCCCCCCCGACCTGTTCCCCGACACGCTGCACAGTGTAATGTCTGA
- a CDS encoding GAF domain-containing protein: MIDLNASGAGLDGYDLLAAQVQALFADERDFIANAAQFSAFLYNQVDDLNWAGFYLNRNEELVLGPFQGQVACVRIPFSRGVCGAAAATRQTQRVEDVHAFPGHIACDSASNSELVIPLVKEGRLIGVLDLDSPKLARFSEADQVGLERLAAVFLELTDC; this comes from the coding sequence ATGATCGACCTTAATGCCAGTGGCGCCGGCCTCGACGGCTATGACCTGCTGGCCGCGCAAGTACAGGCGCTGTTTGCCGACGAGCGTGACTTCATCGCCAATGCCGCGCAGTTTTCGGCGTTTTTGTACAACCAGGTGGACGACCTGAACTGGGCGGGATTCTACCTCAACCGCAACGAAGAGCTGGTGCTGGGCCCGTTCCAGGGCCAGGTGGCGTGTGTGCGCATCCCCTTCAGCAGGGGCGTGTGCGGCGCGGCGGCGGCTACCCGACAAACCCAGCGGGTTGAGGATGTGCATGCGTTCCCGGGGCACATTGCCTGTGACAGCGCGTCCAACAGTGAGCTGGTGATCCCGCTGGTGAAGGAGGGCAGGCTGATTGGCGTGCTCGACCTGGACAGCCCGAAGCTGGCGCGCTTCAGCGAGGCGGATCAGGTGGGGCTGGAGCGGTTGGCGGCGGTGTTTCTGGAATTGACTGACTGCTGA
- a CDS encoding PA2817 family protein yields MANPHLEYHLQLLHHLRTILAALGEAEQVPEESHALFLERFDELLTLLPQDPLQSQYLGQDLICQVIQRYPQIAHLVPRDLLWFFGGDCLHFMPDDELDMYQQLEERRYEAEQNGEPFDWNMEKRLLSAQGPESTH; encoded by the coding sequence ATGGCCAACCCCCATCTGGAATACCACCTGCAACTGCTCCACCACCTGCGCACCATTCTGGCAGCGCTGGGGGAAGCCGAGCAGGTACCGGAGGAAAGCCACGCCCTGTTCCTCGAACGCTTCGACGAACTGCTGACCCTGCTGCCGCAAGACCCACTGCAAAGCCAGTACCTGGGCCAGGACCTGATCTGCCAGGTGATTCAGCGCTACCCGCAAATCGCTCACCTGGTGCCCCGCGACCTGTTGTGGTTCTTTGGTGGCGATTGCCTGCACTTCATGCCCGACGATGAGCTGGACATGTACCAGCAGCTGGAAGAACGCCGCTATGAAGCCGAGCAAAATGGCGAGCCGTTCGACTGGAACATGGAGAAGCGTTTGCTGAGCGCGCAAGGCCCGGAAAGCACGCACTGA
- a CDS encoding acyl-CoA dehydrogenase translates to MLLLWLVVLVIGAAYLTHRRLAPLQILGIMAAYVLLMGIFSSAPGWLLTLIWLVLGVKIALVALPEWRRKVFTGRVFHWFQRTLPPMSQTEREAIEAGTVWWDGELFSGRPDWRTLLDYPAPKLTDEEQAFIDGPTEQLCAMVSDWQIGQDLDLPPQAWAFIKEHGFFALIIPKEYGGKGFSAYAHSQVAMKLATRSGDLASTVMVPNSLGPAELLLHYGTDEQRNHYLPRLARGEDIPCFALTGPLAGSDAGAMPDTGIICKGQWQGEEVIGLRLNWEKRYITLGPVATLLGLAFKAYDPDHLLGDEEELGVSLALIPTNTPGVEIGKRHLPLGAAFMNGPNSGKDVFVPLSFLIGGQAMLGKGWMMLMNCLSVGRSISLPAVGTGAAKYTSLVTGQYANIREQFNVPLAAFEGIQESLARIGGNAWLMDSARLLTAKAVDLGEKPSVLSAILKYHLTERGRECIQHAMDVHGGKGIIMGPNNYLGRNWQGAPIFITVEGANILSRNLMIFGQGAIRCHPFVLKEMALAGREDHQQALTEFDDLLMRHIMFAAGNAASTLIYNLGLGRFEKEPGDALSQGYFRALNRQASAFALLADLSMMLLGGALKRRERLSARLGDVLSYLYLSSAALKRYHDLGSPEHMRPLLRWALEESLGQAEKALDRLLDNFPNRFVGCALRVLVFPFGRRHTGPSDELDAEVAALIGRSKGDPALEELLAGCFRPQAEGDPVAALQRASDLLDEAVPLHKAVHQAAKEGRLQPAPGQSVIEAAVEVGVLQPGEGQRLHDAEKARRAVIDVDAFDKAQLLPEQGKVR, encoded by the coding sequence ATGTTGCTGTTGTGGTTGGTGGTGCTGGTGATCGGCGCGGCGTACCTCACGCACCGGCGCCTGGCGCCGTTGCAGATACTGGGCATCATGGCGGCCTATGTGCTGCTGATGGGCATTTTCAGTAGCGCGCCGGGCTGGCTGCTGACGTTGATCTGGCTTGTGCTGGGGGTGAAGATCGCCCTGGTGGCGTTGCCGGAATGGCGGCGCAAGGTATTCACCGGGCGGGTGTTCCACTGGTTCCAGCGCACCCTGCCGCCCATGTCGCAGACCGAGCGTGAAGCCATTGAGGCCGGCACTGTGTGGTGGGACGGCGAACTGTTCAGCGGGCGCCCGGACTGGCGCACCCTGCTCGATTACCCCGCCCCCAAGCTGACCGATGAGGAACAGGCCTTCATCGATGGCCCGACCGAACAACTGTGCGCCATGGTCAGCGATTGGCAGATTGGCCAGGACCTGGACCTGCCACCGCAGGCCTGGGCGTTCATCAAAGAGCACGGCTTTTTTGCCCTGATCATTCCCAAAGAATATGGCGGTAAGGGCTTCTCGGCCTACGCCCACTCCCAGGTGGCGATGAAGCTGGCCACCCGCAGCGGTGACTTGGCCTCCACGGTGATGGTGCCCAACTCCCTCGGCCCCGCCGAGCTGCTGCTGCATTACGGCACCGACGAGCAGCGCAATCATTACCTGCCGCGCCTGGCCCGTGGCGAGGATATCCCCTGCTTCGCCCTGACCGGCCCGCTGGCGGGGTCGGATGCGGGCGCCATGCCGGATACCGGTATCATCTGCAAAGGCCAATGGCAGGGCGAAGAAGTCATCGGCCTGCGCCTGAACTGGGAAAAACGCTATATCACACTCGGCCCGGTCGCCACCTTGCTGGGCCTGGCGTTCAAGGCCTACGACCCCGACCATCTACTGGGCGATGAAGAAGAGCTGGGCGTCAGCCTGGCGCTGATCCCCACCAACACACCCGGCGTCGAGATCGGCAAGCGCCACCTCCCACTGGGCGCTGCGTTCATGAACGGCCCCAACAGCGGCAAAGACGTGTTCGTACCGCTGAGCTTCCTCATCGGTGGCCAGGCCATGCTCGGCAAGGGCTGGATGATGCTGATGAACTGCCTGTCGGTGGGCCGTTCGATATCCCTGCCTGCAGTGGGTACCGGCGCTGCCAAGTACACCAGCCTGGTGACCGGCCAGTATGCGAACATTCGCGAGCAGTTCAACGTGCCGTTGGCAGCTTTCGAAGGCATTCAGGAATCCCTGGCCCGCATTGGCGGTAACGCATGGCTGATGGACAGTGCCCGCCTGCTGACCGCAAAAGCCGTGGACCTGGGCGAAAAACCCTCGGTGCTGTCGGCGATTCTCAAGTACCACCTCACCGAACGCGGCCGCGAGTGCATTCAGCATGCCATGGACGTGCACGGCGGCAAGGGCATCATCATGGGCCCGAACAATTACCTGGGCCGCAACTGGCAGGGGGCGCCGATCTTCATCACGGTCGAGGGCGCCAACATTCTCTCGCGTAACCTGATGATCTTCGGCCAGGGCGCTATCCGCTGCCACCCGTTCGTGCTCAAGGAAATGGCCTTGGCCGGGCGCGAGGACCATCAGCAAGCGCTCACTGAATTCGACGACCTGCTGATGCGGCACATCATGTTCGCTGCCGGCAACGCGGCCAGTACGCTGATTTACAACCTGGGGCTTGGCCGCTTCGAGAAAGAGCCCGGTGATGCCTTGAGCCAGGGCTACTTCCGCGCCCTCAACCGCCAGGCTTCGGCCTTTGCCCTGCTGGCCGACCTGTCGATGATGCTGCTGGGCGGTGCCCTCAAGCGCCGAGAGCGGTTGAGCGCAAGGCTTGGCGATGTGCTCAGCTACTTGTACCTGAGTTCTGCCGCACTCAAGCGCTACCACGACCTGGGCTCACCCGAGCACATGCGCCCCCTGCTGCGCTGGGCGCTGGAAGAAAGCCTCGGCCAGGCAGAAAAAGCCCTCGACCGCCTGCTCGACAACTTCCCCAACCGTTTCGTCGGCTGTGCGCTGCGCGTGCTGGTGTTCCCGTTTGGCCGGCGCCATACCGGCCCCAGCGATGAACTGGACGCCGAAGTGGCCGCATTGATCGGCCGCAGCAAGGGCGACCCGGCGCTGGAAGAGTTGCTGGCCGGCTGCTTCAGGCCGCAGGCGGAAGGCGACCCGGTGGCCGCATTGCAACGGGCCAGCGACCTGCTGGATGAAGCCGTGCCGTTGCACAAGGCAGTGCATCAGGCGGCCAAGGAAGGCCGTTTGCAACCGGCACCGGGGCAATCTGTGATTGAGGCGGCAGTTGAAGTCGGCGTTCTGCAACCGGGCGAGGGACAACGGCTGCATGACGCGGAAAAAGCCCGGCGGGCAGTCATCGATGTGGATGCATTCGACAAGGCGCAACTGCTGCCTGAGCAGGGCAAAGTACGCTGA
- a CDS encoding PAAR domain-containing protein gives MRPVILVGHTHDCPIHGQNFVETGSPHYTFNGKAVARVGDRTRCDAVIISGSPAFHIKGESCRQARRPH, from the coding sequence ATGAGACCCGTCATCCTCGTAGGCCACACCCACGATTGCCCGATCCATGGTCAAAACTTCGTAGAAACCGGCAGCCCCCATTACACATTCAATGGCAAAGCCGTCGCCAGAGTCGGCGACCGCACCCGTTGCGATGCAGTCATTATCAGTGGATCCCCGGCGTTTCACATTAAGGGGGAAAGCTGTCGCCAGGCAAGGCGACCACACTGA
- a CDS encoding T6SS effector BTH_I2691 family protein: MSISQLIATTVAEVALPLDQCNACERQGLPILPLRKALVPFANPADNARIDTRLGLRTLRMGYLYVLLDQSIWQAYEVTEHGHLRRFNPYQPPPGPPPALPERCVNQDHDVPSCFLNIDTATYGSAWVAFSSDAWPVSVLDAYKNGAAPAHRFEGLDLIQARNNPELLGMAMTPDNLQVDRQVFEYAQQLPGPFDSAHGFHSRLLRKTALRGFVVNAMAAHQLENGVLAIVLDDTVGLAQEYNHQRLHEVVQRQTWREDPMRAYQLQTSQILQIIRATHREWAAQKIIPRHEPHTGDGPPMFKGASEEYQRMVDAAQQDSDDRLEERYDEPRRAAFQAEYEQQEAVFQQRIDQQARAYVALCESPAFRLIEQYDYDGTNRDSGIAYSKTMATCLAGGVTEAPSAEPRPPAPGTTEALWLKWLQDPDSPAYRAVLMRDRPLLEAFLPSFSSTEPVNWNDSEKLYTAVSKIITSDDVGVQFRNQLRQAVAETLGALNGASQRLQAQLAPGIQQAVRRLNSATQLLYNGVHLVELQVQMKVSEYYALQSAYLRKMQNQASQAMAKARERLMPSLDDLNDDLLRSARKVTPIIQTGLLSLAVLDPKVAHTVINVSLWVEGKAVDLHERLTREVKLNVNQMSHAAQLTLVDLSVAAGTLEPGARRMLEGMKISAQQASQLVQESFTGLRGAAGSWQFLLTLGGMYLLSDSLGKNMKKAEEEIGQKSLEAVMALFGSSLGILGGGVEVAGLIIRNTKPSLFTRGEKIVRLGAVISAAVGAIDVIQSLIAANRTRASGDKTASEYYIYAAIASLSSTVAALVAVSGAVVLGSLGFAIGFGLVAFGFIKLAEHSESKPLERWAIRCHFGNANETPRIHWPSPEFADIAIAELNAATLGVSGVLGFHATRLDAKSMIGGIATQETTQWLEFRFILPSFSEATSSYHWTLVVHRQGDGELPDPIGGEIVIDERMRPPPTATRTYSSTAFTTSRPSHHSDYRPESLTINVANQTDKTSKEKIIHKVFTGKIELVPDPGKHNILAASLYVSYWPNRDLPESHAELVIQEYNK, translated from the coding sequence ATGAGCATCAGCCAACTGATCGCCACCACCGTGGCCGAAGTCGCCCTGCCCCTCGACCAGTGCAATGCCTGTGAACGCCAGGGCTTGCCGATTCTGCCGCTGCGCAAGGCCCTGGTACCGTTCGCCAACCCGGCCGACAACGCCCGCATCGACACCCGCCTGGGCCTGCGCACCCTGCGCATGGGCTACCTCTACGTGTTGCTCGACCAAAGCATCTGGCAGGCCTACGAAGTCACCGAACACGGCCACCTGCGCCGCTTCAACCCCTACCAACCGCCGCCCGGCCCGCCACCCGCCCTGCCCGAACGGTGCGTGAATCAGGACCATGACGTACCGTCCTGCTTCCTCAACATCGACACCGCCACCTACGGCTCGGCCTGGGTCGCCTTCTCCAGCGATGCCTGGCCCGTCAGCGTGCTGGACGCCTACAAGAACGGCGCAGCCCCCGCTCACCGCTTCGAAGGGCTGGACCTGATTCAGGCCCGTAACAACCCTGAACTGCTGGGCATGGCCATGACCCCGGACAACCTGCAGGTTGACCGGCAGGTGTTCGAATACGCCCAGCAATTACCCGGCCCGTTCGACAGCGCGCACGGCTTCCACAGCCGGCTGCTGCGCAAGACCGCCTTGCGTGGTTTCGTGGTCAACGCCATGGCCGCGCACCAACTGGAGAACGGTGTGCTGGCCATCGTGCTCGACGACACCGTGGGCCTGGCACAGGAATACAACCATCAGCGCCTGCACGAGGTGGTCCAACGCCAGACCTGGCGCGAAGACCCCATGCGCGCCTACCAACTGCAAACGTCGCAGATCCTGCAGATCATCCGTGCAACCCACCGCGAGTGGGCGGCGCAGAAAATTATTCCCAGGCACGAGCCGCACACCGGCGATGGCCCACCCATGTTCAAAGGCGCGAGCGAAGAGTACCAACGCATGGTCGATGCCGCCCAGCAGGACAGCGACGACAGGCTGGAAGAGCGCTATGACGAACCCCGCCGCGCTGCCTTTCAGGCCGAGTACGAGCAGCAGGAGGCGGTATTCCAACAACGTATCGATCAGCAGGCACGGGCCTATGTGGCCCTCTGCGAAAGCCCCGCCTTCAGGCTGATCGAACAATACGACTATGACGGTACGAACCGTGATTCAGGCATCGCCTACAGCAAGACTATGGCCACCTGCCTGGCGGGGGGTGTCACTGAAGCACCGAGCGCGGAGCCCCGCCCGCCTGCACCGGGCACCACCGAAGCGCTCTGGCTGAAGTGGTTGCAGGATCCGGACAGCCCAGCCTACCGCGCCGTACTGATGCGCGATCGCCCCCTGCTGGAGGCGTTCCTGCCCAGCTTCTCCAGCACCGAACCCGTCAACTGGAATGACAGCGAAAAACTGTACACGGCGGTGAGCAAAATCATCACCAGTGATGACGTCGGCGTGCAGTTTCGCAACCAGCTCAGGCAGGCAGTTGCCGAAACCCTGGGGGCACTCAACGGTGCCAGTCAACGCCTGCAAGCCCAACTTGCCCCCGGCATTCAACAGGCCGTACGGCGCCTGAACAGTGCCACCCAGTTGCTCTACAACGGCGTGCACCTGGTAGAGCTGCAGGTGCAGATGAAAGTCAGCGAATACTACGCCCTGCAAAGCGCGTACCTACGCAAGATGCAGAACCAGGCCAGCCAGGCCATGGCCAAGGCCCGGGAACGGCTGATGCCCAGCCTGGATGACCTGAATGACGACCTGCTGCGTAGCGCGCGCAAGGTGACCCCGATCATTCAGACCGGGTTACTGAGCCTGGCCGTGCTCGATCCAAAGGTGGCGCACACCGTGATCAATGTCAGCCTCTGGGTCGAGGGCAAGGCCGTGGACCTGCATGAGCGGCTGACCAGGGAAGTGAAGCTCAACGTCAATCAGATGAGCCATGCGGCGCAATTGACTCTTGTCGATCTGAGTGTGGCTGCCGGTACATTGGAACCCGGCGCACGGCGGATGCTGGAGGGCATGAAGATCAGCGCTCAGCAGGCCTCACAATTGGTGCAGGAGAGTTTCACCGGGTTGCGCGGGGCGGCGGGGAGTTGGCAGTTCTTGCTGACGTTGGGAGGGATGTACCTGCTCAGTGACAGTCTTGGGAAGAACATGAAGAAGGCTGAGGAGGAGATCGGTCAGAAATCGCTTGAGGCAGTGATGGCGCTCTTTGGTTCGAGCCTGGGGATATTGGGCGGCGGGGTAGAGGTGGCTGGATTAATTATAAGAAACACCAAACCGAGCCTTTTCACGCGAGGCGAAAAAATAGTTAGGCTAGGTGCTGTAATTAGCGCTGCAGTTGGCGCCATTGACGTAATTCAGTCACTGATCGCTGCCAATCGCACACGTGCATCAGGAGATAAAACAGCATCCGAGTATTACATCTACGCTGCGATTGCGTCTTTATCAAGCACAGTCGCCGCATTAGTTGCAGTATCCGGAGCGGTAGTTCTAGGTTCATTGGGCTTTGCGATAGGCTTTGGGCTTGTGGCGTTCGGCTTTATCAAACTTGCTGAGCACAGCGAATCCAAACCGCTTGAGCGTTGGGCAATCCGTTGTCACTTTGGCAACGCCAATGAGACGCCTCGCATCCACTGGCCGTCGCCAGAATTTGCTGACATTGCAATTGCAGAATTGAATGCGGCAACGCTCGGTGTTTCAGGAGTTCTTGGTTTTCACGCCACCAGGCTGGATGCAAAGTCTATGATAGGCGGCATTGCCACCCAGGAGACGACACAATGGTTGGAATTTAGGTTCATACTTCCAAGCTTTAGTGAAGCGACCTCCAGCTACCACTGGACGTTAGTCGTTCACCGGCAGGGCGACGGAGAATTACCAGATCCCATCGGAGGCGAAATTGTCATAGATGAACGTATGCGCCCCCCGCCTACTGCAACGAGAACGTACAGCTCGACAGCGTTTACAACATCCCGCCCATCTCACCACAGTGATTACAGACCAGAAAGCCTGACTATCAACGTCGCCAACCAAACGGACAAAACTAGCAAAGAAAAAATAATCCACAAGGTTTTCACCGGAAAAATCGAGCTCGTACCGGACCCAGGAAAGCACAACATTTTAGCTGCTTCGCTGTACGTTTCATACTGGCCAAATCGAGACTTACCAGAATCTCATGCCGAGCTCGTTATTCAGGAATACAACAAATGA